The following coding sequences lie in one Methanohalophilus levihalophilus genomic window:
- a CDS encoding ATP-binding protein, with product MSLDDFDDLLKVGEKYGEEKRETNEDVTSPSESSRFEEYNPEDTANSSSVDAVDSAFGTIISGLEPIEITESGARITGYITSARRSAVRLGTYVIVPYGNEDLFARVWKLQYMQEFEVDDATELHSRRMLKSNTTDEVDYKFLAYLDPICILYSKEGKLMRRMTDRLPRPNTLILPVDDKMKIQTGLNMPTEGIFLGHLSVGGELVRTHASPPSVAYYMRNDYLMGDPLIFRHMLVCGSTGTGKTFLTKNILRQFLKESNRYVVRDEIGQGTKGKLPCLVVMDPQDEYSQLFEENGDLSSEDEFVFQSEDVEYGAYQDTRTFIAKVDGHPYSGKSRATQMEFTIPFEMVRHNSWLIAAAELTENQQMGIERLLDDYFRELGAHTYHGFVEFVEDPMNRAEYVDSGKLHESSYDAIARKINNRSFAAVFDQAATPVTEILDEVFKPGRISVFPTEYVNNVRIRDLITLALMTITVDNKLSTSGDVAVKNTPVILALDEAHRYLSDATSAHSRRIISRFADAARQGRKEALGLFLITQDPQDIDSTVLKQINTRVILNLSNDAAIKALNVPLSHEKRIPYLKKGQMIVHSPDNSDTVEITGLSTCVVKHV from the coding sequence ATGAGTCTTGATGATTTTGATGATCTGTTAAAGGTAGGGGAAAAATATGGTGAAGAGAAACGTGAAACCAATGAAGATGTAACTTCACCTTCCGAAAGTTCCCGTTTTGAAGAATACAACCCTGAAGATACAGCTAATTCTTCATCTGTGGATGCAGTCGATTCTGCTTTCGGAACAATCATTTCAGGCCTGGAGCCAATTGAGATTACCGAATCAGGAGCACGGATTACGGGTTATATAACCTCAGCACGCAGATCCGCTGTCAGGTTGGGAACGTATGTGATTGTTCCATATGGTAACGAAGATTTGTTTGCAAGGGTCTGGAAACTCCAGTATATGCAGGAATTCGAGGTTGATGATGCTACTGAACTTCATTCCCGACGGATGCTGAAAAGCAACACAACTGATGAGGTGGATTACAAGTTCCTTGCTTACCTTGATCCAATTTGCATCCTCTATTCAAAAGAGGGCAAACTCATGCGGAGGATGACCGACAGGCTTCCCCGTCCGAACACGCTAATCCTCCCGGTGGATGACAAGATGAAAATCCAGACCGGACTCAACATGCCAACTGAGGGTATTTTCCTCGGTCATCTAAGTGTTGGAGGTGAGCTTGTCCGCACGCATGCTTCTCCACCGTCAGTGGCCTACTACATGCGAAACGACTACCTGATGGGTGACCCACTCATTTTCAGACACATGCTGGTATGCGGAAGTACGGGAACTGGTAAGACTTTCCTGACAAAAAATATCCTGCGCCAATTCCTGAAAGAAAGCAACCGCTATGTTGTCAGGGATGAAATCGGGCAGGGAACCAAAGGCAAATTACCGTGTCTTGTGGTAATGGATCCGCAGGATGAATATTCGCAGTTGTTTGAGGAGAATGGTGACCTTTCCTCTGAAGATGAATTCGTATTCCAGTCCGAAGATGTTGAATATGGTGCTTATCAGGATACCCGTACTTTCATTGCGAAGGTTGACGGACACCCATACAGCGGTAAATCAAGGGCAACACAGATGGAATTCACAATTCCGTTTGAAATGGTAAGGCACAATTCCTGGCTCATAGCTGCAGCCGAGCTGACCGAGAACCAGCAGATGGGAATTGAAAGGCTTCTTGATGATTATTTCAGGGAACTGGGTGCGCACACATACCACGGATTTGTTGAATTCGTAGAAGATCCGATGAATAGGGCAGAGTATGTTGACAGCGGCAAACTCCATGAATCTTCATATGATGCCATTGCGAGGAAAATCAATAATCGATCATTTGCGGCTGTTTTTGATCAGGCTGCAACGCCTGTGACTGAAATACTGGATGAGGTTTTCAAACCCGGCAGGATTAGCGTGTTCCCGACTGAATATGTGAACAATGTCCGTATCCGTGATCTCATAACTCTTGCACTGATGACAATTACGGTAGATAATAAGCTAAGCACTTCAGGTGATGTGGCAGTAAAGAATACTCCGGTAATATTGGCTCTTGACGAAGCCCACAGGTACCTTTCGGATGCAACCTCGGCACATTCTAGAAGAATTATCTCAAGGTTTGCAGATGCTGCACGTCAGGGACGAAAGGAAGCACTGGGTCTATTCCTGATTACACAGGATCCACAGGACATCGACTCAACTGTTCTCAAGCAGATTAATACGCGTGTAATCCTGAACCTCTCCAACGATGCTGCGATAAAAGCTCTTAATGTCCCACTTTCCCATGAGAAGAGAATCCCGTATCTTAAGAAGGGGCAGATGATTGTTCACAGTCCGGATAACAGTGATACCGTGGAAATTACAGGACTTTCAACTTGTGTTGTCAAGCATGTTTGA
- a CDS encoding DUF4352 domain-containing protein: protein MGLKIVFLLLVVLAFALVGYMNYSDIQEIASGYSQTTDAQEDLPEVAVTSHAGTYEDPVILGEAAKCTSPLATYFVSATDVIRGVEANDIVLSGSEFNDLAPEGYEYFLVNVSVKYGNGENSVIMSSKDFKAFCEGVECNLSYALLPDDMQKFSKGGIASDGKKHGWLVYLIPQNKTVLLEFNPVELPSKSCYIDTGA, encoded by the coding sequence ATGGGTCTAAAAATTGTATTCTTGCTGCTTGTTGTACTTGCTTTTGCTTTAGTTGGATATATGAATTATTCCGATATTCAGGAAATTGCCAGCGGGTATTCCCAAACAACCGATGCTCAGGAAGACTTACCTGAGGTAGCTGTTACTTCTCACGCAGGCACTTATGAGGATCCGGTAATTCTGGGCGAAGCTGCCAAATGTACTTCTCCGCTTGCTACATATTTTGTTTCGGCGACCGATGTCATCCGGGGAGTTGAAGCAAATGACATAGTACTTTCCGGAAGCGAGTTTAATGATCTGGCTCCCGAGGGGTATGAGTATTTTTTGGTAAATGTGAGCGTGAAATACGGGAACGGTGAAAATTCCGTTATCATGAGCAGCAAGGATTTCAAAGCATTCTGTGAAGGAGTTGAATGCAATCTGTCCTATGCGCTATTACCTGATGACATGCAGAAATTCTCAAAAGGCGGGATAGCTTCTGATGGAAAGAAGCATGGCTGGCTTGTATACCTGATTCCCCAAAACAAAACTGTTTTGCTGGAATTCAACCCAGTTGAACTGCCTTCAAAAAGCTGTTATATAGATACAGGTGCCTGA
- a CDS encoding exodeoxyribonuclease III: MSDLRILSWNVNGLRSMVKKGFVEWLQKDSPDILCIQETKANPNQLTRALKHIEGYYSYFAAAERKGYSGVAIYSKVAPERVEYGFGDPRFDHEGRILIAWYENFVLFNIYYPNGNSSQERLDYKMDFYDAFLEYVDGVRDEGYNVVVCGDVNTAHKEIDLARPKQNEKRSGFLPEERAWIDEFLSHGYIDTFRMFTEEGGHYSWWDMKTRSRDRNVGWRIDYFFVNEEFRDNVKDSFMLSDVMGSDHCPIGITLED; the protein is encoded by the coding sequence ATGAGTGATCTTCGTATACTCTCATGGAACGTGAACGGGCTTCGTTCAATGGTCAAAAAAGGTTTTGTGGAATGGCTTCAGAAAGATTCTCCGGACATCCTTTGCATTCAGGAGACTAAAGCAAATCCCAACCAGCTGACAAGGGCACTAAAACATATCGAAGGCTACTATTCCTACTTTGCGGCTGCTGAGAGGAAAGGCTACAGCGGGGTTGCTATCTACAGCAAGGTGGCACCGGAACGTGTTGAATATGGGTTTGGAGATCCCAGATTTGATCACGAAGGTAGGATACTGATCGCGTGGTACGAGAATTTTGTACTTTTCAACATATACTATCCAAATGGCAATTCTTCGCAGGAGAGACTCGATTACAAGATGGACTTCTATGACGCTTTCCTTGAGTATGTTGACGGGGTCAGGGATGAAGGTTACAATGTAGTTGTTTGCGGTGATGTAAACACAGCTCACAAGGAAATTGATCTTGCAAGGCCCAAACAGAATGAGAAACGATCCGGTTTCCTTCCTGAAGAACGTGCATGGATCGACGAATTTCTTTCCCATGGTTATATTGACACTTTCCGTATGTTTACTGAGGAAGGTGGCCATTACAGTTGGTGGGACATGAAAACCCGCTCAAGGGATCGGAATGTAGGCTGGAGAATTGATTACTTCTTTGTGAATGAAGAGTTCAGGGATAATGTGAAAGATTCATTCATGCTCAGTGATGTCATGGGTTCTGATCACTGTCCGATTGGTATCACTCTTGAAGACTAA
- a CDS encoding ribbon-helix-helix domain-containing protein, with protein MPKVSVDIPQELLDDLNAHVGVDKKFISQADAIRTAVRKLLDMMDDVDRRHGRLKE; from the coding sequence ATGCCTAAGGTAAGTGTGGATATTCCCCAGGAGCTTCTGGATGACTTGAATGCACATGTAGGTGTGGATAAAAAATTCATTAGCCAGGCAGATGCAATCAGGACTGCTGTCCGCAAACTCCTTGACATGATGGATGATGTGGATCGAAGACACGGTAGGCTAAAAGAATAA
- the thsA gene encoding thermosome subunit alpha yields MAGQMAGQPIFILRDGNQRTKGRDAQSNNIMAAKAVAEAVRTTLGPKGMDKMLVDSLGDVVITNDGATILKEMDIEHPAAKMIVEVSKTQDDEVGDGTTTAAIITGELLKKAEELINQDVHPTIIAAGYRLAADKASEILKGLAKDVTVDNRETLINISGTAMTGKGAEASKEVLSDITVNAVTSIAEKGDGESIDIENIKIEKKVGGTIEDSELIEGMILDKERVHSNMPKKVEGAKIALLNSAIELKETEVDAEISITSPDQLQSFLDQEEKMLRGLVEKIENSGANVVFCQKGIDDMAQHFLAKAGILAVRRVKKSDMEKLVRSTGAKLITNIDEMTAEDLGAADKVEERKIAGDSMIFITGCVNPKSVSILLRGGTEHVIDNIERALNDALRVVAVAIEDEKLVAGGGAPEVEVALQLQDYAASLSGREQLAVKAFAEALEVIPRTLAENAGLDPIDMLVELRSHHEKGTKTAGLNVYLGEVIDMWEAGVVEPLRIKTQAINAGAEASVMILRIDDIIASTRAPDMPPGGMDGMGGMPPMM; encoded by the coding sequence ATGGCAGGACAGATGGCTGGACAGCCAATCTTTATTTTAAGGGATGGTAACCAGAGAACAAAGGGCAGGGACGCCCAGAGCAATAACATCATGGCAGCAAAAGCAGTTGCTGAAGCTGTAAGGACAACCCTTGGTCCAAAAGGAATGGACAAGATGCTCGTGGACTCCCTCGGTGACGTTGTAATTACCAACGATGGTGCAACTATTCTTAAGGAAATGGACATTGAACACCCTGCTGCAAAGATGATTGTAGAGGTTTCCAAGACTCAGGACGATGAAGTCGGAGACGGAACCACAACTGCAGCTATCATCACCGGCGAACTCCTCAAAAAGGCAGAAGAACTGATCAATCAGGATGTACACCCAACAATTATCGCCGCAGGTTACAGACTGGCTGCTGACAAGGCAAGCGAAATCCTCAAAGGTCTTGCAAAAGACGTCACAGTCGACAACCGTGAAACACTTATCAACATTTCCGGTACCGCAATGACAGGTAAGGGCGCAGAAGCTTCCAAGGAAGTACTCAGCGACATTACAGTCAACGCAGTTACCAGCATTGCCGAGAAAGGCGACGGAGAATCCATCGACATCGAGAACATTAAAATAGAGAAGAAAGTCGGCGGAACCATCGAAGACAGCGAGCTTATCGAAGGCATGATTCTTGACAAGGAACGTGTACACTCCAACATGCCAAAGAAAGTAGAAGGAGCAAAAATCGCACTCCTCAACAGCGCAATCGAACTCAAGGAAACCGAAGTGGATGCAGAAATCTCAATCACTTCCCCGGACCAGCTCCAGTCCTTCCTCGATCAGGAAGAAAAGATGCTTCGCGGCCTTGTAGAGAAAATCGAAAACAGTGGTGCAAATGTTGTCTTCTGCCAGAAAGGTATCGATGACATGGCACAGCACTTCCTCGCAAAAGCAGGCATCCTCGCAGTCAGGCGTGTCAAGAAGAGCGACATGGAAAAACTCGTACGCTCTACCGGTGCAAAACTCATCACCAACATTGACGAAATGACCGCAGAAGATCTCGGTGCAGCTGACAAGGTCGAAGAGAGGAAGATCGCAGGCGACAGCATGATTTTCATCACCGGTTGCGTAAATCCAAAATCCGTTTCAATCCTCCTCCGCGGTGGTACCGAACACGTTATTGACAACATCGAAAGGGCACTCAACGATGCACTTCGTGTAGTCGCAGTAGCTATCGAAGACGAGAAACTCGTAGCTGGCGGCGGAGCACCTGAAGTTGAAGTTGCATTGCAGCTCCAGGATTACGCAGCATCCCTCAGCGGCAGGGAACAGCTCGCAGTCAAAGCATTCGCAGAAGCTCTTGAAGTAATTCCAAGAACTCTCGCAGAAAATGCTGGTCTTGACCCAATTGACATGCTTGTTGAACTGAGATCCCACCACGAGAAAGGCACAAAGACCGCTGGTCTGAATGTATACCTTGGTGAAGTCATTGACATGTGGGAAGCTGGCGTTGTCGAACCACTCAGGATTAAGACACAGGCAATCAATGCCGGTGCAGAAGCATCCGTTATGATCCTGAGAATTGACGACATCATCGCATCAACCCGTGCACCTGACATGCCACCTGGAGGCATGGATGGAATGGGCGGCATGCCACCAATGATGTAA
- a CDS encoding putative immunity protein: MAKDMSKLTLRILDNDSIRYELYTLYESSSHTSVNEWAMKLVEHIYGKINLDESKKAIVQEGIDINAQWREGKARMHDVRQVGLKIHSLAREADSDIDTSALRAIGHAISTGHMKEHGMVASDYAVKFIGLISNNDIKAITEERDWQLKTLKNMK; encoded by the coding sequence ATGGCTAAAGACATGAGTAAACTAACACTGCGAATTCTTGATAATGATAGTATTAGATACGAACTTTATACCTTGTACGAATCTTCATCACACACCAGTGTTAATGAATGGGCAATGAAGCTAGTTGAACACATTTATGGAAAAATCAACCTGGACGAATCGAAAAAAGCCATCGTCCAGGAAGGTATTGATATCAACGCCCAATGGCGTGAGGGAAAAGCCAGAATGCATGATGTCAGACAGGTCGGATTAAAAATCCACAGTTTAGCCAGAGAGGCAGACAGTGATATTGATACAAGCGCTTTGCGAGCAATCGGGCATGCTATAAGTACTGGTCACATGAAGGAACACGGTATGGTTGCTTCAGATTATGCTGTGAAGTTTATTGGATTAATAAGCAATAATGATATTAAAGCCATAACAGAAGAAAGGGATTGGCAATTAAAAACTCTTAAAAACATGAAATAA
- a CDS encoding sugar phosphate isomerase/epimerase family protein: MRLSFSSRASCKEVFDWAYHLEDIGYEGWEIVHEGEQELTPENIRIVKDIADTTNLGISLHLPFSDMNLAGLNKNLHHEVLRQMKLALENAAGIAELAVVHPGYLSPYGAQVPEKARIACVQSLKELAETGEEYGILIAVENMPEFPMVFGRTPEDMRSLIEEAGNENLKMTLDIGHANTTRLVDEFLDNCKDIIAHCHIHDNKGKHDEHLPVGEGDIDWKTVLGKLADFDGFMVTEMKDLGEGRKCVDFLKSIQ, encoded by the coding sequence ATGCGACTAAGTTTCTCAAGCCGGGCTTCGTGCAAAGAAGTTTTTGATTGGGCATACCATCTGGAGGATATCGGGTATGAAGGATGGGAAATTGTCCATGAAGGTGAGCAAGAGCTTACTCCTGAGAACATCCGGATTGTGAAAGATATCGCAGATACAACAAATCTTGGAATTTCACTACACCTTCCTTTTTCCGACATGAATCTTGCGGGCCTCAACAAGAATCTGCATCATGAAGTCCTGAGACAGATGAAATTAGCACTAGAAAATGCTGCAGGGATAGCAGAACTTGCAGTTGTGCATCCCGGATACCTTTCACCCTACGGGGCGCAGGTTCCCGAAAAAGCGCGTATTGCATGCGTCCAGTCTTTGAAAGAGCTCGCAGAAACCGGTGAAGAATATGGAATTCTTATTGCCGTGGAAAATATGCCGGAATTCCCAATGGTTTTCGGAAGAACTCCGGAAGATATGCGCTCACTTATCGAGGAAGCAGGAAATGAGAACCTGAAAATGACCCTGGACATCGGCCATGCAAACACCACCAGACTTGTTGATGAATTTCTTGATAATTGCAAAGACATAATTGCACATTGCCATATCCACGATAACAAGGGTAAACACGATGAGCATTTGCCTGTTGGCGAGGGTGATATAGACTGGAAAACGGTTCTTGGAAAATTAGCTGATTTTGACGGGTTTATGGTTACTGAAATGAAGGATCTTGGTGAAGGACGAAAATGCGTGGATTTCCTGAAAAGTATCCAGTAA
- a CDS encoding AAA family ATPase, producing MKIIAFVGMPASGKSEASKVVREMGIDVINMGDVIREEVKRRGLEPTDANTGAVANDLRAKEGMNAVAIRCIPKIRQAGDGVVVVDGVRGIAEVKLFKEEFGDEFSLIFLNTPLEMRFERVRQRKRSDDDMNSPEDLKRRDERELKWGLPEAIEAADITIDNTSTLSDLRDKIRTTLESLNGNR from the coding sequence ATGAAAATAATAGCATTTGTCGGCATGCCGGCTTCCGGTAAATCCGAAGCATCAAAAGTAGTACGTGAAATGGGAATCGATGTCATCAACATGGGAGATGTAATCCGGGAAGAAGTCAAACGCCGGGGCCTTGAGCCAACCGATGCAAACACCGGTGCCGTGGCAAATGATCTTCGCGCCAAAGAAGGTATGAACGCAGTGGCAATTCGTTGCATCCCTAAAATTAGACAAGCCGGTGATGGAGTCGTAGTGGTTGACGGAGTCAGGGGAATTGCCGAAGTGAAGTTATTCAAAGAAGAATTTGGTGACGAATTCTCCCTCATATTCCTCAATACGCCTCTGGAAATGCGTTTTGAGCGTGTACGTCAAAGGAAACGCAGCGATGATGATATGAATAGTCCTGAAGACCTGAAGCGCAGGGACGAGAGGGAACTGAAATGGGGACTGCCTGAAGCCATTGAAGCTGCAGACATCACAATTGATAATACTTCCACCCTTTCTGATTTGAGGGACAAGATCAGAACTACCCTGGAGAGCCTGAATGGTAACCGTTGA
- a CDS encoding DUF4184 family protein yields MPFTPFHLGPALLLGEVFEKRVNMAAIMLGSIIVDARASYCFFTGCQPIHGPLHTYLGATFLAFLVVIGIYGERYSLEKVTSRLRMKQDYSLYSIIFGALIGTWSHVLLDSFLYTDIVPFWPMALNPFYGLLISSAVYSLCIACFIFGSSICFYELHR; encoded by the coding sequence ATGCCTTTTACTCCTTTTCACCTTGGTCCGGCCCTTCTTTTGGGGGAGGTCTTTGAAAAACGGGTAAATATGGCAGCAATTATGCTTGGCAGCATCATTGTTGATGCTAGGGCATCCTATTGTTTTTTCACAGGCTGTCAGCCCATTCATGGGCCATTGCATACTTATTTAGGAGCGACTTTTCTGGCCTTTTTAGTTGTTATTGGAATTTATGGTGAAAGGTATAGTCTAGAAAAAGTCACTTCTCGTTTGAGAATGAAACAAGACTACTCTCTGTATTCCATTATTTTTGGTGCGTTAATTGGAACATGGAGCCATGTTTTACTAGACTCTTTCCTGTATACAGACATTGTTCCTTTTTGGCCGATGGCCTTGAATCCATTTTACGGCTTGTTAATCTCGAGTGCAGTTTATTCATTATGTATTGCTTGTTTTATTTTTGGCAGTTCGATTTGTTTTTATGAACTCCATCGCTGA
- a CDS encoding DUF3303 domain-containing protein: MLFMEISTWEPENRDKVVEHFKKLKMPSGIKVVNQWIDLTGCRYFMLYECDDAETFGAFNLPWSDICYIDTVPVMESKEFIKLMMTKH, from the coding sequence ATGCTATTTATGGAAATTAGTACTTGGGAACCTGAAAACAGGGATAAGGTAGTCGAACATTTCAAGAAATTAAAAATGCCATCAGGCATCAAAGTCGTGAATCAGTGGATTGATCTCACTGGTTGTCGCTATTTCATGCTTTACGAATGTGATGACGCAGAGACTTTCGGAGCTTTCAATCTCCCCTGGTCTGACATCTGCTATATCGATACTGTTCCCGTTATGGAATCAAAAGAGTTCATCAAGTTGATGATGACCAAACATTGA
- a CDS encoding DUF1284 domain-containing protein, with protein sequence MRKIRAHHLLCMQGFHGHGYSPTFIERMKTILAIMKFKPDEEIELVACCDDICTCCPHNVDSICQKTGDNGVQIRDTDLLILKKLGFEEGYSGTYNHLVDYMKNQLSSDDIFEICGGCSWKSKCLWYLENLGLKGLKDT encoded by the coding sequence ATGAGAAAAATACGAGCTCACCACTTGCTTTGCATGCAGGGTTTCCACGGACACGGCTATAGTCCGACTTTTATTGAAAGGATGAAGACCATTCTTGCAATAATGAAATTCAAACCGGATGAAGAGATAGAGCTTGTAGCTTGCTGTGATGATATATGCACCTGTTGTCCTCACAACGTTGATAGTATCTGCCAGAAAACCGGGGATAATGGTGTGCAAATCCGGGATACGGACTTATTAATCCTAAAAAAGCTTGGATTTGAAGAGGGATATAGCGGAACTTACAATCATCTGGTCGATTATATGAAAAATCAGCTTAGCAGTGATGATATTTTTGAAATATGCGGAGGATGTTCCTGGAAAAGTAAGTGCCTATGGTATCTGGAAAATCTGGGCTTAAAGGGGCTTAAAGATACCTGA
- a CDS encoding RNA-binding domain-containing protein produces the protein MVTVEVWAELFPTEDMEKVKKAIGNVLTIDLEILDDNIRGEGKLDSLLKLHKMLRKEKILDSARIPMSANLEDNKTSFTFRLNKQAAYAGKASFPADAGVLGTIHVRVIDDSKAKLEEVIDWLAPPTEEGNPLFENPMPQN, from the coding sequence ATGGTAACCGTTGAAGTATGGGCTGAGCTTTTTCCAACAGAAGATATGGAAAAGGTAAAGAAAGCCATTGGAAATGTCCTGACAATAGATCTGGAAATTCTGGACGACAATATCAGGGGAGAAGGAAAGCTTGATTCCCTGCTCAAATTACACAAAATGCTGCGCAAAGAGAAAATTCTTGACAGTGCCAGAATTCCAATGTCAGCAAACCTTGAGGATAATAAGACTTCATTCACATTCAGGTTGAACAAGCAGGCAGCTTATGCAGGAAAAGCCAGCTTCCCGGCAGATGCGGGAGTGCTGGGAACAATTCATGTTCGCGTTATCGATGATTCAAAAGCAAAGCTTGAAGAAGTAATTGACTGGCTTGCGCCACCTACCGAAGAAGGCAATCCACTTTTTGAAAACCCCATGCCTCAAAACTAA
- a CDS encoding DUF5350 domain-containing protein: MGKTGSIEWVKVKGRKGNVIKVKKADAEKAHSAPGQRYSSSGTKRRFKHRSPKSIAK, encoded by the coding sequence ATGGGCAAAACCGGAAGTATTGAATGGGTAAAAGTCAAAGGAAGGAAAGGAAACGTTATTAAGGTTAAAAAAGCAGATGCAGAGAAGGCACATAGTGCACCTGGCCAGCGCTACAGTTCATCCGGAACAAAAAGGCGCTTTAAACACAGGTCACCAAAGTCCATTGCAAAATGA
- a CDS encoding DNA double-strand break repair nuclease NurA — MTLEPVHIRAIADLASRIDADFETPEESEVDDILPLLQELKHESKIVLKALGRVFRGKVNIEQMASCNDPVSRTFACDSGSTNPRNFEAGVTVDFCHCALACTPSDLDVHAKRTIVAATYSPSWKCSINTTEGWTSFDNEEGRSKIVRIKPGLLQTREKRMVHNVALYLAESEHMLWLKDIPSTNDIFMMDGPLYPKQLMYWMVVPSGEVQIRYDPHAKKILQNYIDIVDHFMKQQIPVIGFVKNPEDKQVVQALRKQETDLDIPWMADAQLFKSILRPPEKEARNCITYTNWFMHPNQFYESMLDTTTPLMDESLQHVFEAEDYALTFFVVFVPSMNVLFKVEAPYGLTKDEKMRSLITKKVLYDISVNGLPISLSKADSLGKIRKTERAQILKQFRKLDPDTTYNELRWSDMNES, encoded by the coding sequence ATGACTCTCGAACCGGTTCACATCAGGGCAATAGCAGATCTTGCAAGCCGTATAGATGCGGACTTTGAAACACCGGAAGAAAGCGAGGTGGATGATATTCTCCCCCTCCTGCAGGAATTGAAACATGAGTCGAAAATCGTCCTGAAAGCGCTGGGTAGGGTATTCAGAGGTAAGGTTAATATTGAACAAATGGCTTCCTGCAACGATCCTGTCTCACGGACTTTTGCATGTGACAGCGGAAGTACCAATCCACGTAATTTTGAAGCAGGGGTAACGGTTGATTTCTGCCATTGTGCCCTTGCATGCACTCCTTCTGATCTTGATGTCCATGCAAAACGTACTATTGTCGCAGCTACATATTCCCCTTCCTGGAAATGCTCCATTAATACTACTGAAGGCTGGACATCTTTTGATAATGAGGAAGGCAGATCAAAAATAGTCCGCATAAAACCCGGGCTCCTGCAAACAAGAGAAAAACGCATGGTGCACAATGTTGCCCTTTACCTTGCGGAATCCGAACACATGCTATGGCTTAAGGATATTCCTTCAACAAATGATATTTTCATGATGGATGGTCCTCTTTATCCAAAACAGCTAATGTACTGGATGGTCGTTCCGTCAGGCGAAGTCCAGATTCGCTATGATCCTCATGCAAAGAAAATATTACAGAACTACATTGACATCGTTGATCATTTCATGAAGCAGCAAATTCCTGTGATAGGATTTGTCAAAAATCCCGAAGACAAACAGGTAGTTCAGGCATTGCGGAAGCAGGAAACTGATCTTGACATCCCGTGGATGGCAGATGCCCAGCTTTTCAAATCCATTCTCAGGCCACCGGAGAAAGAAGCCAGGAATTGCATTACTTACACCAATTGGTTCATGCATCCCAATCAATTCTATGAAAGTATGCTGGATACGACTACTCCATTAATGGATGAATCCCTACAACATGTTTTTGAGGCGGAAGATTATGCATTAACCTTCTTTGTGGTTTTTGTTCCCTCAATGAATGTATTGTTTAAAGTAGAGGCGCCTTATGGTCTTACAAAAGACGAGAAAATGCGATCCCTAATCACAAAAAAAGTGCTTTATGATATTTCTGTAAACGGCTTGCCTATAAGTCTTTCCAAGGCAGATAGTCTGGGAAAAATTCGGAAAACAGAAAGGGCACAGATATTGAAACAATTCAGGAAACTGGATCCTGATACTACCTACAATGAGTTGCGGTGGAGTGATATGAATGAGTCTTGA